One segment of Leptotrichia sp. oral taxon 215 str. W9775 DNA contains the following:
- the pdxS gene encoding pyridoxal 5'-phosphate synthase lyase subunit PdxS translates to MERYELNKNLAQMLKGGVIMDVSTPEQARIAEAAGAAAVMALERIPADIRAVGGVSRMSDPKMIKSIQEVVSIPVMAKVRIGHFVEAQILEAIEIDYIDESEVLSPADDKFHVDKKKFKVPFVCGAKDLGEALRRIAEGASMIRTKGEPGTGDIVQAVRHMRMMNQEIRRIQNMREDELYFTAKELQVPFDLVKFVHENGKLPVVNFAAGGVATPADAALMMQLGAEGVFVGSGIFKSGDPVKRAQAIVKAVTNYNDPKILAEISEDLGEAMVGINESEIQLLMAERGK, encoded by the coding sequence ATGGAAAGATATGAATTAAACAAAAATCTGGCACAAATGCTTAAAGGTGGGGTAATAATGGACGTTTCCACTCCTGAACAGGCAAGAATAGCTGAGGCTGCAGGTGCCGCCGCTGTCATGGCTCTTGAAAGAATTCCAGCTGATATAAGAGCCGTAGGAGGAGTATCAAGAATGAGCGATCCTAAAATGATTAAAAGTATTCAGGAAGTTGTTTCAATTCCTGTAATGGCAAAAGTCAGAATAGGACATTTTGTTGAAGCACAGATTTTAGAAGCAATAGAAATTGATTATATAGATGAAAGTGAAGTTCTGTCACCTGCTGATGACAAATTTCATGTAGACAAGAAAAAATTCAAGGTACCTTTTGTATGTGGAGCAAAAGATCTGGGAGAGGCTCTTAGAAGAATTGCTGAAGGAGCTTCAATGATAAGAACAAAAGGTGAACCTGGAACTGGAGATATTGTACAGGCTGTAAGACATATGAGAATGATGAATCAGGAAATAAGAAGAATTCAGAATATGAGGGAAGATGAACTTTATTTTACAGCAAAAGAATTACAGGTTCCATTCGATTTAGTAAAATTTGTCCATGAAAATGGAAAATTACCAGTTGTAAACTTTGCTGCAGGTGGAGTTGCCACTCCGGCTGATGCGGCTCTTATGATGCAGCTTGGTGCTGAAGGGGTATTTGTCGGATCAGGAATTTTCAAATCAGGAGATCCTGTAAAAAGAGCTCAGGCAATAGTAAAAGCAGTTACTAACTACAATGATCCAAAAATATTGGCTGAAATTTCCGAAGATTTAGGAGAAGCCATGGTTGGAATTAATGAAAGTGAAATTCAGTTATTAATGGCTGAAAGAGGTAAATAA